The following is a genomic window from Terriglobales bacterium.
AGCGATCGACGTGCCCCTCAGTAGAGGCACTGGAGCGCAGGAAAATCATCAAGCCGGCAACGATCAGCAGAACGGGCCAGGACTCGTGAAAGTCAAAACGGGTGTAGTTGGCGATGAGGAAGAGCGCACCGACCGTAATCATCATCACCGGGCCCATCAGGCCCGAGCGGCGGCAGCGCTCACAGCGGCAGGCTGGATTGGACCTGAAGCCGTTCATGATTGCCTCCCGGCAGCGCCTTGGGTCCGCTGGCGCAGCATCTGGATGCCGAAGGCGATGAGGATGAGGGGCCACAGGTTGCGCACCGCTCCAAGGTGAAGGATTCCCATGTTGGACAACAGGAAGAGCACCCCGAGACCGATGAGGATGATGGCCCCGATGGGAGCATTGGAGGGCACGACCGAGGTCGCACCAGCCTCTCCGGTTCCACCGATGCCGACGGCGCGGTAGATGCCCATGGGATCGGGCGTCGGCTGGCCCAT
Proteins encoded in this region:
- a CDS encoding DUF5668 domain-containing protein, with the translated sequence MNGFRSNPACRCERCRRSGLMGPVMMITVGALFLIANYTRFDFHESWPVLLIVAGLMIFLRSSASTEGHVDRYMVMAPTPPPSAATAAPVTPSTHDQNPPSQVN